From Sceloporus undulatus isolate JIND9_A2432 ecotype Alabama chromosome 6, SceUnd_v1.1, whole genome shotgun sequence, one genomic window encodes:
- the JCAD gene encoding junctional protein associated with coronary artery disease produces the protein MFSVEDLLISHGYKLSKNPTNLYENRSDGFQHEVTDRRISHGPLNGFSTNSVAFANSKKTGTKSTLNDNQSSYGIRGRQPVSVYHKDFPASANMHTSEAGFYDKPQLGWSSSPKTEKDLAYWRRRGQDFSALLGYTDKGDSEMKGMAVPCTLYGHDKKGQWEIEGGTEKIRRANMQENWKPSADYRWQNLRTESWDQPTVFGGLVSDIDKEKLLQDKYSGRQVSTAPTSHTKGKSQSLPRVLSPESLRCVEMPSLITKKHSFSGTKTVSCPRTGQGLETSRHPDLAAHFLPLPKPKYGRPLKPPSYELHQQTRGNLETNSLQDDLRKEEAISSSTKVSDPIQDVCTQDSSLEPPLYIPPPCYKSPAQQNTNQYLSSEVPDYDMCFNNGMQSPVEATNLGYPPSTGIFKSGCEHYQNEPIPYDKKSHLSQVEGYLSSVQYIPFDDPRIRHIKIAHPDGLQEDVRAAEDANRTSLYTFQGNSLESEYNSAFSNMPDSLNTAVKCDQVSGSSAQSSRWLAELNVDQDSCALPSQRDSYDAGNDLNSKCPKGWLSAQSPYAQPLCETVTKVKTFEPGTEIQSKRSSKKKMNETIFCLVSIPVKSDLNLPDTDRNNNLTQGGEEKNGLDNSGVLQEQSLLSTSSTDLELQALTGSMTNKNELRKQELWKPEFKQMNDLRFLQPAKHKELQYSGSWPGDQYKDQQTQTSFTEEPKVMRLFHGLEHTGSDMATASQLLRHGTSTAEPTLTVLAAANKKCKQFTSSMKDQGYQNKTSNSIYSRTLVDSPKVRPILPSASHTAFSGQEKETNSVFREEESTPCQSKELFGQFLLKPVSRRPWDIISELESFNKELQEQGESTEDGVENDGKQEREEEGKRGRKESGTFGIDEMCQESDQRPGMQPETVIPVAPICTQDKNKSKSESLSASEWSNTRVIASESHVDTRCLQAREMGEPIRAINGYLLAEQRKQEVGKRVIKHVVSLQSTKKIPDNSYDDENHYNPFNSFSFRKEIQLENDNVIDLDRLKKHTAPRNNLALERGSVLRLSLTNRSQGLSEPDLRSVGFDDDQGPGTHVLDCYGKPIVPEIPPNESLQARAARILGIEVPVDCLVPNNRTVHDKLSNIISDNLPQSPKLSAEKALGDVTAAKVTSYEGRRKCGWAESSFFVGDNISLESTEDQNPGQETLIAEHFEQHESVSKQSDDHIPPLESVVLPFAERHEIPPNAEKKGRGTSKVIETLQGKLAAPPNRAAMDRLVRMKEVHSVSRMRRLSIKNMDSSEDGDEDKQSKGSEERGSDPSSGHNELPRKLSHGSSVSKRIISLAENGLSDNRNEKKNGKHSFSLDVYDPTRVERV, from the coding sequence GTTTTATGACAAACCCCAGTTAGGCTGGTCCTCCAGcccaaagacagaaaaagatcTTGCCTACTGGAGAAGAAGAGGCCAGGATTTTAGTGCATTACTGGGTTATACTGACAAGGGGGACTCAGAAATGAAGGGAATGGCTGTGCCTTGCACTTTGTATGGACATGACAAAAAAGGTCAGTGGGAGATAGAAGGTGGAACAGAGAAAATTAGAAGAGCCAACATGCAGGAGAACTGGAAACCCTCTGCTGATTATAGGTGGCAGAATTTAAGGACAGAAAGTTGGGACCAGCCAACCGTATTTGGAGGACTTGTGTCTGACATTGACAAGGAAAAGCTACTTCAAGATAAGTATTCAGGCCGACAAGTCAGTACTGCCCCTACCTCCCACACTAAGGGAAAATCACAATCATTGCCAAGAGTTCTTTCACCGGAGAGCCTGCGGTGTGTTGAAATGCCCTCTCTCATTACCAAAAAGCACTCATTCAGTGGAACTAAAACAGTATCTTGCCCCCGAACTGGACAGGGCCTGGAAACGTCTAGGCACCCTGATCTAGCAGCCCACTTCCTTCCCTTACCCAAGCCCAAATATGGCAGACCCTTGAAGCCTCCTTCCTATGAACTTCATCAACAAACCAGGGGAAACCTGGAAACCAACTCACTGCAGGATGACTTGCGAAAAGAGGAAGCCATCTCCAGTTCAACCAAAGTCAGTGACCCGATTCAGGATGTTTGCACTCAGGACTCTAGCCTGGAGCCCCCTTTGTATATTCCCCCTCCATGTTATAAATCACCAGCCCAGCAAAATACAAATCAGTATTTGTCCAGTGAAGTGCCTGATTATGATATGTGCTTTAATAATGGTATGCAGAGTCCAGTTGAAGCAACCAATCTTGGCTACCCCCCATCCACTGGTATATTTAAGAGTGGGTGTGAGCATTATCAGAATGAACCAATTCCTTATGATAAGAAAAGCCATCTAAGTCAGGTGGAGGGCTACTTGTCTTCTGTTCAGTATATTCCTTTTGATGACCCACGAATACGGCATATTAAAATCGCACACCCTGATGGCCTTCAGGAGGATGTCAGAGCTGCTGAGGATGCAAATAGGACAAGTCTGTATACCTTCCAAGGGAATTCTCTGGAATCAGAGTACAACAGTGCCTTTTCAAATATGCCAGACTCACTAAATACTGCTGTGAAATGTGACCAGGTCTCTGGCAGTTCTGCACAGAGCAGCAGATGGCTAGCAGAATTGAACGTAGATCAGGACAGTTGTGCCTTGCCTAGCCAAAGAGACAGTTATGACGCAGGTAATGACTTGAATAGCAAATGCCCCAAAGGTTGGTTGTCTGCACAAAGCCCTTATGCACAACCCCTCTGTGAAACTGTGACTAAAGTGAAAACATTTGAACCTGGCACAGAGATCCAGAGCAAGAGGagttcaaagaaaaaaatgaacgAAACAATATTTTGCTTGGTCTCCATCCCGGTAAAGTCTGATCTGAATCTGCCAGATACTGATAGGAACAACAACTTAACACAGGGGGGCGAAGAAAAGAATGGGCTTGATAACAGTGGGGTTCTGCAGGAACAAAGTCTCCTAAGCACTTCTTCCACTGATTTGGAGCTCCAAGCCCTTACAGGAAGCATGACCAATAAGAATGAGTTACGAAAACAAGAGTtgtggaaaccagagttcaaacaAATGAATGATCTCAGATTCCTGCAGCCTGCAAAACACAAGGAGCTCCAGTACTCTGGCTCATGGCCAGGTGATCAGTACAAGGACCAACAGACACAGACCAGTTTCACAGAAGAACCCAAAGTCATGCGACTTTTCCATGGTTTAGAACACACGGGATCAGATATGGCAACAGCTTCCCAGTTGTTAAGACATGGCACATCTACTGCAGAGCCAACACTAACTGTGTTAGCTGCTGCCAACAAAAAGTGTAAACAATTTACCTCCAGCATGAAAGACCAAGGGTATCAGAACAAAACCAGCAATAGCATATATTCTAGGACTCTTGTAGATAGTCCAAAAGTAAGGCCCATTTTGCCTTCTGCTTCACACACAGCTTTTTCTGGGCAGGAAAAGGAAACCAATTCTGTCTTCAGAGAGGAAGAAAGCACCCCTTGTCAAAGTAAGGAACTGTTTGGGCAGTTCCTTTTGAAACCCGTTAGCCGCCGTCCTTGGGATATCATAAGTGAGCTAGAAAGTTTCAACAAGGAGCTTCAGGAACAGGGAGAAAGTACTGAAGATGGTGTAGAGAATGATGGCAagcaggaaagggaagaggagggaaaacgagggagaaaagaaagtggaaccTTTGGGATTGATGAGATGTGCCAGGAGTCAGACCAgagacctgggatgcagccagaaaCTGTTATACCAGTTGCTCCTATATGTACACAGGATAAGAATAAAAGCAAATCTGAAAGTTTAAGTGCATCTGAATGGTCAAACACTAGGGTCATAGCTAGTGAATCTCATGTGGATACTAGATGTTTGCAGGCCAGAGAGATGGGTGAACCTATCAGGGCAATAAATGGGTACCTTCTAGCAGAACAAAGAAAACAGGAAGTTGGGAAAAGGGTAATAAAACATGTTGTCAGTCTACAGTCAACCAAAAAAATTCCAGACAACAGCTATGATGATGAGAATCACTACAATCCATTCAATAGCTTCAGCTTCAGAAAAGAAATCCAACTGGAAAATGACAATGTAATTGACTTAGATAGGCTGAAGAAACATACAGCACCAAGGAATAACTTAGCATTGGAGAGAGGGTCAGTACTGCGATTATCTTTAACAAATAGGAGTCAAGGTCTTTCTGAACCAGATTTGAGAAGTGTGGGATTTGATGATGACCAAGGACCTGGCACTCATGTGCTGGATTGTTATGGAAAGCCTATTGTGCCTGAGATTCCCCCCAATGAATCGCTGCAGGCAAGAGCAGCTAGGATCTTGGGAATAGAGGTACCTGTGGACTGTCTTGTACCCAATAACAGAACAGTTCATGATAAATTATCAAACATCATTTCCGATAACCTACCCCAGAGCCCTAAATTGTCAGCTGAAAAGGCACTGGGGGATGTGACGGCAGCAAAGGTGACTTCTTACGAAGGAAGACGGAAGTGTGGCTGGGCAGAAAGCTCCTTCTTTGTTGGAGACAATATCTCATTGGAGTCTACTGAAGACCAGAACCCTGGACAAGAAACATTAATAGCTGAACATTTTGAGCAGCATGAAAGTGTTAGCAAACAAAGTGATGACCATATTCCCCCTCTTGAGTCTGTTGTGCTTCCATTTGCTGAAAGacatgagattccacctaatgCAGAAAAAAAAGGCAGAGGCACATCAAAGGTGATTGAGACCTTGCAAGGCAAACTTGCAGCTCCCCCTAACCGAGCTGCAATGGATCGCCTGGTGAGGATGAAAGAAGTTCATTCGGTTTCTCGTATGAGGCGACTAAGCATAAAGAACATGGATTCAAGTGAGGATGGAGATGAGGACAAACAGTCCAAGGgctcagaagaaagaggaagtgaTCCCAGTTCTGGGCATAATGAACTGCCCCGTAAGTTGTCCCATGGAAGCTCAGTCTCCAAGCGCATCATCTCACTCGCTGAAAATGGACTCTCGGACAacagaaatgagaagaaaaatggaaaacattcattttctttAG